In Reinekea thalattae, a genomic segment contains:
- the hupB gene encoding nucleoid-associated protein HU-beta, translating to MYNIVKGNSVNKSELIDAVAAAADISKAAAGRALDAMVDSVTEALKEGDQVVLVGFGTFSVKDRAARTGRNPQTGAPIEIAAAKVPSFKAGKALKDAVN from the coding sequence ATATACAACATAGTAAAGGGGAATAGTGTGAATAAATCTGAATTGATTGATGCTGTAGCTGCAGCTGCTGATATTTCAAAAGCTGCTGCAGGTCGTGCATTGGATGCAATGGTTGATTCTGTAACAGAAGCGTTAAAAGAGGGTGATCAAGTAGTTCTTGTTGGTTTTGGCACATTCTCCGTAAAAGACCGTGCTGCACGTACGGGCCGTAACCCTCAGACCGGTGCTCCAATTGAGATCGCTGCAGCTAAAGTACCTAGCTTCAAAGCAGGTAAAGCGTTAAAAGACGCTGTAAATTAA